The Paramixta manurensis region CAACGCCTTGGTGCCGAGCAGATAAAGCGTATCATCTGACAAATACTCAGCCTGACGTAATTGCGATTCAGTAATATTCGATGCCTGTGCGACTTTTAGCGCCTGTTTCATCACATCAATGCGCTGCTGTTTTTTATCCTTCGCCACGCGTTCCTGCGCGGCAAGCGATTCGGTTAACTCACGTGTCTTAACCGCCAGGTTGTGCTTAATATCGGTACCGTAATCATCCACTACATCATCGTTTACCTGTTTGATGTAATGGGTCACCATAGTCTGCGCATCTTTAGCAGTTTGCGCAGTAAATTTAACGCTAAGCGGCTCTGGTTGCCCGGCAACAACCGGGGTAACATTAAGGTCTAATGGTTCTTCCAAGTTTTTTAATTCACCAGAAAGCGCAGAAACTGAGGCACTAAAACGTCTAAAAAGTTGACTCTGCAGGTCAGCAATCGCCAACTTATCCTGCGGATACTGTGAATAAAGCACATTCAATGCCGCATTATAGTTCGCCACCTGCCCGGCGCTCGGCATAGTGATAATGGCCTGAGAAGTCCACTTCTCTTTTGCGGTAAAGACATAAACCACCGCAAGAAGTAACATCACAATTATCGTTGCGATAATAATTTTTTTACCCGCCCACAGTTGAGCAATCACATCCAGCAGATCCAGCTCATCATCACGGTTATAAAAGGTTTGTCGGAGTAGAGATGACTCCTGAGAATTGGCGTTATTATCTTGACTCATAAAATATGTGGGCTCAACGAAAAAGGTCCAAGGAATAAGTACTTGGGTAGAAGGTACGGATTAAAACAGTGAGACAATTAAAAACCCCCTGCCAGGCAGGGGGTTTAAAGGACTTAGTCCAGCCATTCCGTATGGAACACGCCGTCTTTATCCGTACGCTTATAAGTATGCGCGCCAAAGTAGTCACGCTGGGCCTGAATTAAGTTGGCCGGCAGGACTGCGGAGCGATAGCTATCATAGTAAGCGATGGCCGCTGAGAAGGTCGGCGTCGGAATACCG contains the following coding sequences:
- the wzzB gene encoding LPS O-antigen chain length determinant protein WzzB, with translation MSQDNNANSQESSLLRQTFYNRDDELDLLDVIAQLWAGKKIIIATIIVMLLLAVVYVFTAKEKWTSQAIITMPSAGQVANYNAALNVLYSQYPQDKLAIADLQSQLFRRFSASVSALSGELKNLEEPLDLNVTPVVAGQPEPLSVKFTAQTAKDAQTMVTHYIKQVNDDVVDDYGTDIKHNLAVKTRELTESLAAQERVAKDKKQQRIDVMKQALKVAQASNITESQLRQAEYLSDDTLYLLGTKALQSMIENEATKPLVFDDDYYNTQRALLLITDLKVKVDNLQSFRYIMKPDLPIRRDSPKKALALVLAVLLGGIIGSGIVLGRNMTQTYRQRKQA